In the genome of Candidatus Methylomirabilota bacterium, one region contains:
- a CDS encoding RecX family transcriptional regulator codes for MRLARRGAPKDVAAAVVAELAGRGHVDDAAFARHWVQTRAARGYGAARLRAELRARGVAAALADAALATLEGEDQLAQARALARRRLPALRRAAPERAAARLRDQLLRRGFAAGIVARVVREAVGVAPDE; via the coding sequence GTGCGTCTCGCGCGCCGCGGCGCCCCGAAGGACGTCGCGGCCGCGGTGGTGGCCGAGCTCGCCGGCCGCGGCCACGTGGACGACGCCGCGTTCGCCCGCCACTGGGTCCAGACGCGCGCCGCGCGCGGCTACGGCGCCGCGCGCCTCCGCGCCGAGCTCCGCGCCCGCGGCGTCGCCGCGGCGCTCGCGGACGCGGCGCTCGCGACCCTCGAGGGCGAGGACCAGCTCGCCCAGGCGCGTGCCCTCGCGCGGCGCCGGCTCCCGGCGCTCCGCCGCGCAGCGCCCGAGCGCGCGGCGGCGCGCCTGCGCGACCAGCTCCTCCGGCGCGGCTTCGCGGCGGGGATCGTCGCGCGCGTGGTGCGGGAGGCGGTTGGCGTCGCGCCCGACGAATGA